From the Diospyros lotus cultivar Yz01 chromosome 13, ASM1463336v1, whole genome shotgun sequence genome, one window contains:
- the LOC127788568 gene encoding LOW QUALITY PROTEIN: uncharacterized protein LOC127788568 (The sequence of the model RefSeq protein was modified relative to this genomic sequence to represent the inferred CDS: inserted 1 base in 1 codon), translating into MPRQRNRVGEGLVPGSCKIRKRGGSSSSSSSTVLQNYRFKRAILVGKPRGSRSGTPVPSWRTAAAAAAAAESPKYAPSQGGGGGRSSMPVSARKLAATLWEMNEIQSPKVGENGEEKRRLLKKETRLRERVSRVGSVHSGSLPPHLSDPSHSPLSERIDRSGTGSRHRKPSSISHRLRLVDHNAGILDSFSSASLMEIETKSRGQTPTGSMVGVKTGLKDVSSALTTSKELLKIVNRIWARDDLPSSSMSLISALHAELERARLLVNQLIQEQRSEQNEINYIIKCFAEEKAAWKNKEQDVVEAAIESVAGELEVERKLRRRXESLNKKLGKELAETKASLMKAVKELESEKRAREVIEHVCDDFARDIGKDKAEVEELKRESVKMYEEVEKEREMLHLADMLREERVQMKLSEAKHQFEEKNAAVDKLRNQLEAFMRGKRDKEMGRSSLSRGNTIDLAAYLSRTYFGSNQNEINGEDGEMDKVDSEEDSAESDLHSLELNVDNKTKSYRWAANSSGAGDHSRRPLIDDEMKGRNSASGKGPRKSTSLQRSTSGEVDWGVQSESLQKLGDGVDLERLYELEKQAQRKGYGNDLRGYISMKGLKDHILSSSRAVSTGDFASPTRQWGQASPAWDSSNAVQDRHTAVQVNHLASRLAVAKGEAPGARRSKR; encoded by the exons ATGCCGAGGCAGAGGAACCGGGTCGGGGAGGGTTTGGTTCCCGGATCCTGCAAGATCCGGAAGAGGGGTGGGTCGTCGTCGTCCTCTTCGTCGACGGTGCTGCAGAATTACCGGTTCAAGCGGGCCATTCTGGTGGGGAAGCCTCGCGGGTCGAGATCGGGCACGCCAGTGCCAAGTTGGAGGACGGCGGCTGCGGCGGCCGCGGCGGCGGAGTCTCCGAAGTACGCGCCGTCGCAGGGCGGTGGCGGCGGTAGGTCGTCGATGCCCGTGTCCGCGAGGAAGCTGGCGGCGACGCTTTGGGAGATGAACGAGATTCAGTCGCCGAAGGTCGGGGAGAACGGAGAGGAGAAGAGGAGGTTGCTGAAGAAAGAGACGAGGCTTAGGGAGAGAGTGAGCCGGGTCGGGTCGGTGCATTCTGGGTCACTGCCGCCTCATTTGTCTGATCCGTCTCATAGTCCTCTTTCAGAG AGAATAGATCGATCAGGGACAGGCAGTCGCCATAGAAAgccttcttcaatttctcatAGGCTCAGGCTCGTAGACCACAATGCTGGCATCCTGGATTCCTTTAGCAGTGCTAGTTTAATGGAG ATTGAGACCAAATCCAGAGGCCAGACTCCAACTGGGTCCATGGTTGGTGTTAAGACAGGCTTGAAGGATGTTAGTAGTGCCTTGACCACATCGAAAGAGCTACTGAAAATAGTCAACCGTATTTGGGCTCGTGATGATCTGCCTTCATCAAGTATGTCCCTTATTTCTGCCTTACATGCTGAGCTTGAGAGGGCTCGTTTGCTGGTCAATCAGCTGATCCAAGAGCAAAGATCAGaacaaaatgaaattaattatattataaagtgTTTTGCTGAAGAGAAGGCAGCATGGAAAAATAAGGAGCAAGATGTAGTTGAAGCTGCTATTGAGTCAGTTGCAGGTGAACTTGAGGTGGAGAGGAAGCTGAGGAGGC TCGAGAGTTTGAACAAGAAGCTTGGGAAAGAATTAGCAGAGACAAAAGCATCTCTCATGAAGGCAGTCAAAGAACTTGAAAGTGagaagagagcaagagaggtaATAGAACATGTATGTGATGATTTTGCTAGAGACATCGGCAAGGATAAAGCTGAAGTTGAGGAACTGAAGAGGGAGTCTGTAAAAATGTATGAAGAGGTTGAGAAGGAAAGGGAGATGCTTCATTTAGCTGATATGTTGCGTGAAGAGAGAGTTCAAATGAAACTCTCAGAGGCTAAACATCAGTTTGAGGAGAAAAATGCAGCCGTTGACAAGCTAAGGAATCAACTTGAAGCTTTTATGAGAGGCAAAAGGGATAAGGAAATGGGGCGCAGTTCTTTAAGTCGTGGCAACACTATAGATCTTGCTGCTTACTTAAGTAGAACATATTTTGGCTCCAATCAAAATGAAATCAATGGAGAGGACGGAGAAATGGACAAAGTTGATTCTGAAGAAGACTCTGCTGAAAGCGACCTTCATTCTTTAGAGTTGAATGTGGACAACAAGACCAAGAGCTACAGGTGGGCAGCAAATTCTTCTGGGGCAGGCGATCATTCTAGGAGACCTTTGATAGATGATGAAATGAAAGGAAGGAACTCTGCCTCTGGAAAAGGACCAAGAAAAAGCACTTCTCTTCAAAGGAGCACATCGGGTGAAGTTGACTGGGGAGTCCAAAGTGAAAGCCTTCAGAAGTTGGGAGATGGCGTAGATCTGGAGAGACTCTATGAACTGGAGAAGCAAGCTCAGAGGAAAGGTTATGGGAATGATCTACGGGGGTATATATCCATGAAAGGTCTTAAGGACCACATATTGTCCAGTTCTAGGGCAGTATCTACTGGAGACTTTGCTAGTCCAACCCGGCAATGGGGACAGGCATCGCCTGCATGGGATTCTAGTAATGCAGTTCAGGATAGACACACTGCAGTTCAGGTAAATCATTTGGCCTCAAGGCTAGCTGTAGCAAAAGGGGAAGCCCCGGGTGCTAGACGATCAAAACGGTGA